A single window of Vanessa tameamea isolate UH-Manoa-2023 chromosome 5, ilVanTame1 primary haplotype, whole genome shotgun sequence DNA harbors:
- the LOC113392400 gene encoding large ribosomal subunit protein eL8, giving the protein MVQKKPKKKVGKKVAAAPLVVKKVEPKKVVNPLFEKRTKNFAIGQDIQPTRDLSRFVRWPKYIRIQRQKAVLQRRLKVPPPINQFTQTLDKTTAKGLFKILEKYRPETEAVRKERLRKAAEAKVAKKEEPPAKRPNTIRSGTNTVTKLVEKKKAQLVVIAHDVDPIELVLFLPALCRKMGVPYCIVKGKSRLGALVHRKTCTCLALTHVESGDRASFSKVVEAIRTNFNERYEELRRHWGGGVLGNKSNARIAKLEKAKAREIAQKQG; this is encoded by the exons ATGGTGCAGAAGAAG CCTAAGAAGAAGGTAGGAAAGAAAGTAGCGGCTGCTCCTCTAGTCGTGAAGAAAGTTGAACCTAAAAAGGTTGTAAATCCTCTCTTCGAGAAGAGAACAAAGAACTTTGCGATCG GCCAAGACATCCAGCCGACCCGTGATCTTTCCCGTTTTGTAAGATGGCCCAAGTACATTCGTATCCAGCGTCAAAAGGCTGTACTCCAGCGTCGTCTCAAGGTGCCACCACCAATCAACCAGTTCACCCAGACTTTGGACAAGACCACAG cgAAGGGTCTATTCAAGATCCTTGAGAAATACAGACCTGAGACTGAAGCAGTCAGGAAGGAACGCCTGAGGAAAGCTGCTGAAGCTAAG GTCGCCAAGAAGGAAGAGCCACCAGCGAAGAGGCCAAATACCATTCGCTCTGGTACTAACACTGTCACCAAGCTGGTTGAGAAGAAGAAGGCTCAGCTTGTTGTGATCGCACATGATGTCGATCCCATtgag ctgGTACTATTCCTGCCAGCCTTGTGCCGTAAGATGGGTGTGCCTTACTGTATCGTCAAGGGCAAATCTCGTCTCGGAGCCCTTGTACACAGGAAGACCTGCACATGTTTAGCTCTGACACAT GTGGAGTCTGGTGACCGAGCCTCCTTCTCCAAGGTGGTTGAAGCTATCAGGACGAACTTCAACGAGCGTTACGAAGAGCTCCGCAGGCACTGGGGCGGTGGTGTGCTCGGAAACAAGTCTAACGCGCGTATCGCTAAACTCGAGAAGGCTAAAGCACGCGAGATCGCGCAGAAGCAGGGTTAa
- the LOC113404460 gene encoding uncharacterized protein LOC113404460 isoform X2 encodes MDSESRSESALNSPTEPDVSLAASLTDPLEAHTLDEARRTIRDLRMKYRAQAHQLLTWRRAHRTQEELVTRLQREKAEQLKSLSSQLLLFESRLVRKQKEITNMLALRETIIMKQQKVIETLQTKLLDNGIDTSQTIPDFRDMLQDSHITGDFDSLNDSDSAVIMEDIDSDCSNLPHVPRFRSANPDSVTIVRSISDAIDPNLKYSVVRRSNGFLRRPEILETVYSVEEEADGDSTKGLSAQNSTEKELKDANKTDEQKYKETSLLAQRRDNFRMRSVVLTAEVKSIDNDKDTKSKSNNEIWSYSYVPKRMMPPNDSDEEVTSNPESDEGETEQKTNQVVTYNRVMSNHRNVTKPKDVKYKRINKAKSKSLEELRGRLKNWVDKGNKLSDMPLEHAQSYA; translated from the exons TCGGAGTGAGTCGGCTCTGAACAGCCCGACTGAGCCGGATGTATCATTGGCAGCCTCCCTCACTGACCCTCTGGAGGCACACACTCTAGATGAAGCCAGGAGAACTATCAG AGATCTCCGAATGAAGTATCGAGCCCAAGCTCATCAACTCTTAACATGGCGCCGAGCTCATCGAACTCAAGAAGAACTAGTCACACGTCTTCAACGAGAGAAGGCTGAACAACTCAAATCCCTTTCCAGCCAACTCCTCTTATTCGAATCGCGATTGGTTCGCAAACAGAAGGAGATCACAAACATGCTGGCTCTTCGGGAAACGATTATCATGAAACAGCAAAAAGTAATCGAAACTCTACAAACTAAATTACTCGATAACGGAATTGATACGTCACAAACTATTCCCGATTTCAGAGATATGTTGCAAGACAGTCACATAACCGGTGACTTTGATTCTCTTAACGATTCAGATTCCGCTGTCATCATGGAAGACATAGATTCTGATTGCAGCAATCTACCACACGTGCCAAGGTTTAGATCGGCCAACCCTGACAGCGTAACGATAGTTCGATCCATTTCAGACGCGATAGATCCAAATCTGAAATACAGCGTCGTGAGGCGTTCAAATGGATTCCTTCGGAGACCGGAAATATTGGAGACTGTATACAGCGTCGAAGAGGAAGCCGATGGTGATTCTACCAAAGGCTTGAGCGCACAAAACAGCACTGAAAAGGAATTGAAAGATGCGAATAAAACAGACGAACAAAAGTATAAAGAAACAAGCCTTCTAGCACAGAGACGAGACAATTTCCGAATGAGGAGCGTAGTCTTAACAGCTGAAGTCAAAAGCATAGATAACGACAAAGATACAAAATCAAAGTCGAACAATGAGATCTGGTCATACAGCTACGTGCCAAAAAGAATGATGCCACCAAACGATTCCGACGAAGAAGTAACTTCAAATCCAGAAAGTGATGAAGGGGAGACAGAACAGAAGACTAATCAGGTGGTGACATACAACAGAGTAATGTCAAACCATAGGAACGTGACGAAACCGAAAGACGTCAAGTACAAGAGGATAAATAAAGCTAAATCGAAGAGCTTAGAGGAATTGCGAGGGAGATTAAAGAATTGGGTCGATAAGGGTAACAAGTTATCAGATATGCCGCTAGAGCACGCGCAGAGCTATGCCTGA
- the LOC113404460 gene encoding uncharacterized protein LOC113404460 isoform X1 gives MDSESRSESALNSPTEPDVSLAASLTDPLEAHTLDEARRTIRLFSFISRDLRMKYRAQAHQLLTWRRAHRTQEELVTRLQREKAEQLKSLSSQLLLFESRLVRKQKEITNMLALRETIIMKQQKVIETLQTKLLDNGIDTSQTIPDFRDMLQDSHITGDFDSLNDSDSAVIMEDIDSDCSNLPHVPRFRSANPDSVTIVRSISDAIDPNLKYSVVRRSNGFLRRPEILETVYSVEEEADGDSTKGLSAQNSTEKELKDANKTDEQKYKETSLLAQRRDNFRMRSVVLTAEVKSIDNDKDTKSKSNNEIWSYSYVPKRMMPPNDSDEEVTSNPESDEGETEQKTNQVVTYNRVMSNHRNVTKPKDVKYKRINKAKSKSLEELRGRLKNWVDKGNKLSDMPLEHAQSYA, from the exons TCGGAGTGAGTCGGCTCTGAACAGCCCGACTGAGCCGGATGTATCATTGGCAGCCTCCCTCACTGACCCTCTGGAGGCACACACTCTAGATGAAGCCAGGAGAACTATCAG gctattttcatttatttccagAGATCTCCGAATGAAGTATCGAGCCCAAGCTCATCAACTCTTAACATGGCGCCGAGCTCATCGAACTCAAGAAGAACTAGTCACACGTCTTCAACGAGAGAAGGCTGAACAACTCAAATCCCTTTCCAGCCAACTCCTCTTATTCGAATCGCGATTGGTTCGCAAACAGAAGGAGATCACAAACATGCTGGCTCTTCGGGAAACGATTATCATGAAACAGCAAAAAGTAATCGAAACTCTACAAACTAAATTACTCGATAACGGAATTGATACGTCACAAACTATTCCCGATTTCAGAGATATGTTGCAAGACAGTCACATAACCGGTGACTTTGATTCTCTTAACGATTCAGATTCCGCTGTCATCATGGAAGACATAGATTCTGATTGCAGCAATCTACCACACGTGCCAAGGTTTAGATCGGCCAACCCTGACAGCGTAACGATAGTTCGATCCATTTCAGACGCGATAGATCCAAATCTGAAATACAGCGTCGTGAGGCGTTCAAATGGATTCCTTCGGAGACCGGAAATATTGGAGACTGTATACAGCGTCGAAGAGGAAGCCGATGGTGATTCTACCAAAGGCTTGAGCGCACAAAACAGCACTGAAAAGGAATTGAAAGATGCGAATAAAACAGACGAACAAAAGTATAAAGAAACAAGCCTTCTAGCACAGAGACGAGACAATTTCCGAATGAGGAGCGTAGTCTTAACAGCTGAAGTCAAAAGCATAGATAACGACAAAGATACAAAATCAAAGTCGAACAATGAGATCTGGTCATACAGCTACGTGCCAAAAAGAATGATGCCACCAAACGATTCCGACGAAGAAGTAACTTCAAATCCAGAAAGTGATGAAGGGGAGACAGAACAGAAGACTAATCAGGTGGTGACATACAACAGAGTAATGTCAAACCATAGGAACGTGACGAAACCGAAAGACGTCAAGTACAAGAGGATAAATAAAGCTAAATCGAAGAGCTTAGAGGAATTGCGAGGGAGATTAAAGAATTGGGTCGATAAGGGTAACAAGTTATCAGATATGCCGCTAGAGCACGCGCAGAGCTATGCCTGA